The nucleotide sequence GCTGTCCCGGAAGGCGGCCTTGTGCTCCATGTCCAGGAAGTGCCCGGTGGCTTGCAGCGTGCTGAACGTGCTGTGCTGCACATGGGTGGCGAAAAGCCTGGCGTCGGCGGCCGAGGTGTACTCGTCCCATTCACCGTTCAGGAACAGCACCGGCACGTTGATTTTTTTCGCAGCAGTGGCGTAGCAGCCGAGGTCGCTCTGGAGCACCTCGCTGATGTGGAAATGCATCTGCCCGTATTCATGCTCGGCCAGGCTGCTGACGTGGCGATGGTTGAAGCGCTTGAACAGCGGCGGCAGGTGCTTGCCGATGGTGCTGTTGACCAGATGCCCCACACGGTCGCCGTCCAGGTTGCCCAGGTAATCGACACCACGCTCGAGGTAGTCGCGCATCGGCGCATTGAGGATGGGTGAGAACGAGCTGATCACGGCTTTTTCGATACGTCGCGGGCGCTGGGACAACGCGGTCAATGTGGCGGCGCCGCCCCATGAGAACGACAGCACGTGTTCGGCGGCGAAATGGTCGATCAGCTCCAGCAGGATCTGGCCTTCGACTTCCTTCGTCAGCATCTTCTCGTGCCGGTTGTGGGGCTTGGACTTGCCCGCGTAGGGCTGGTCGTACAGCACGACGTTGAATTGCGGATGAAGGTTCTTGACGGTCTGTGCAAACGACGCGGTAGTGGCCAGCGAGCCGTTGACCAGGATGATGGTCTTTTGTGCGGCGTCTGCGCGATAGAACTCCGTGTAAACCCGATACTGACCCTGTATATCCAGCACAGCGATTTCTGGCCTCATGTCATAGACTCCTGGCAAGCGGGTATGCGCGCAATGAGATTGCACGGGCAATGTGACAGGTAGGCATTCGCCTGGAAGATAAGGCCCAAGTCGATCCCAAAAAGACCGGTCGACGGGTGTTGTTATTAAGCGGGCAGTTTGTCGGCGGGCAAGGCGGAACCAGAGGTTCTGGCCGACAAAAAGTTTCTTAGAGGTATGGGGTGACTCATCGGTCACATTTCGGCCGACGGTCTGATTCAAGCAGGGGGATGGCCGTTGCGCAAGTGTCTTTTTGAAAATTGTTCGACACTTCTGCCCGGCGGTCCGTAGCTCAGATCAGGCTGACTTCTTCGGGGGTCAAGGCGCGGTATTGGCCCGGCTCGAGATCGGCGTCCAGCGAAAGCGGCCCCATGCCTTCGCGGTGCAGGCGCAACACTTTGTTATCGAAGTGGCCGAACATGCGTTTGACCTGATGATAGCGCCCCTCAACGATGCTCAGCCGCGCCGAGTTCGGCCCCAGCAGCGTCAACTCCGCGGGCAAGGTGGTGAGGTCTTCGAAAGCGAAGTACAGGCCTCGGGCGAAGGTGACGGCGTATTCGGCAGTAATGATCTGCTCGGTTTCGACGTAGTAGACCTTTGGCAGTTTGGTCTGTGGCTGGGTCAGGCGTCGCGACCAACTGCCGTCATTGGTGATCAGCATCAGCCCGGTGGTGTTGAAGTCCAGGCGTCCGGCGATGTGCAGGTCGTCCTTGTCCGGCTCGTCCAGCCAATCGAGCACGGTGGGATGCTGCGGATCGCGGGTGGCGCTGACGCAGCCGGTGGGTTTGTGCAGCATGAAATACCGCGCCGGTCGGCCTGCCTGCAGCAATTCGTCGTCGACCTCGACGCGACTGAACTCACGGACCTGAGCGTGCGGGTCGCTGACCACCAGACCATCGATTCGCACCCGACGCGCCACCAGCAACAACCGGACCTGTTGGCGATTGAAGCGCGGTAGATTGCTGAGGAAACGGTCGACGCGCATGGGCAATTCAGGCAAGGGAGCGGAGGGCGGGAATCTTACGCGATCGGCTGCTGTCTGGCGCGCAATTGGCTTTCGACTCGGGCGCAGCGTGGGCACAGGCAGGATTGATTGCGCAGTTCGGCTGGCAATGCCTCGAGCACTACCGGGTCGATACTCACACCGTAACACCAGCAGGCTCGGTCGGCTGTGTTCGGGTTGGCCAGGGTGCAGTCATTGGCGCTGCCGCAGGCGGGGCACAAGTCGGGTTTATTCATAACTGGAGTGGGGCATCTCAACGCAGGTTCGGTTGCTTCCGGTTTGTCGGGCACGTTGCAGCGCATGATCGGTCCGCGACAGCAAGCTGTGCAAGGTGTCGTTGTCCTGCAAGGTGGTGAGGCCGATGCTGATAGTCGCCAGCAGTTGCTTCCCACTGCAGAAATAGCGTTGCCTCTCGATGTGCTGACGAATTTTCTCGGCGATTTTCAGACCTGTCTGTCCGTCGGTGTCCTTGAGCAGGACGACAAAGGCGTCGGTACTCCAGCGACACACGATGTCCGAATGTCGCAGGCTATCGGTCAGGTCGCGGGCAAACCCGGTCAACAGTTGATCGCTGGCGATGTGACCATGGGCGGTGTCCAGTCGCTTGAAGTCGTCCAGTTCCAGCAACAATGCGGTCAAGGGTCTGGGCTCGCGCTGAGCCTCATGGAGAGCTTGCACGGCGAGCAGGTCGAAGCCCCGGCGGTTGGGCAGTTCGGTCAGGCTGTCGAGCGTTGCCTGGGCATCGATGCGGCGTTGATAGCTGCTGATGATCCGACACAGCACTAATAGCACCGCCAGCGTGATCAGCAGGCCAATCACAAGATTCAGGTACAGGACCTTGAGCAGGTTGTCCCGTATCGAGGTGTGGGCGACGTAATAGCCCAATAGCGAAATCACCAGAAAGCCCGTACCCAGCAGCACCGCCAGTGCCAGGAGCGGTTTGCGTTGGGAATACAACGGCGAACGAGGCGACATGGCGATTCCCTGAGCGGCGATCGGATGGACTCAGTTTAGTGGCTTGTAGGAAATGGCGACGGGATTTGTGGAGGGGACTCTGTGGCGAGTCCGGGAAACAGGCAAAAGGCTAGATGTTTCAACTTATTGCCAAATCGCACCAGATTCCGTTTTTGTTGTCAGATTAATCGTCAGTCACCGAAAGATGACTGCCGCCCATCAGCGTCGCTGATGCGGCCCATTCGCGGTCCAGGAGGCCGCCATGTATCGACGATTGCTGCTCCTTGCGTTTCTCGGTTTGACTCTTTCGGCCTGCGTGCCTTACTACGACGGAGACTCGAGCTATTACCGTTCCGAGGTCTACACCTCACCGGCGCCGGTCTATTACGGCGGTGGGAGTTATTACTCGGCGCCGCGCTACTATTCGGCACCAAGGTATTACCAAGCGGCGCCGCGCTACTACCAACCCGCTCCCCGCTATTATTCGCCACCGCGGGCAGTCTATCGGTCTTATCCGAGTCGGGGCGGCTGGGACGGCCATGACCGGGGTGGTTGGGGTGGCCGTGACTGGGGCGGCCATGACCGTCGGGGACGGGGCGATCATGATGGACGGGGCAGTCACCGCTGATCTCCAGGTAACTGAAAGCGGCGCATCGAGCGCCGCTTTTTTTCGCCTGCAACAAAATCTGTGGGAGCGAGCAGGCTCGCTCCCACATGGTTTCATCCGGGATTTCTATTCATTGGCCAGATCCGCCAGCGGATGCCGTCCTTCCCAGGCCTTGTGGAAGTGCGCCTCCACTGCCGCTTCAGGCACATGGTTGATGTCCGGCCAGTGCCAGTGAGGTTTCTGGTCCTTGTCGATCAGTCGGGCCCGCACGCCTTCACTGAATTCAGGATGCCGGCAACAATTGAGGCTCAGGGTGTATTCCATGCGAAACACGCCGGCCAACGACAAGTGACGGGCCCGGGCGATCTGCTCCCAGACCAGATGAGCGGTCAGCGGTGAGCCTTCGGTCATGGTCCTGGCGGCCCGGG is from Pseudomonas sp. B21-056 and encodes:
- a CDS encoding alpha/beta fold hydrolase, which encodes MRPEIAVLDIQGQYRVYTEFYRADAAQKTIILVNGSLATTASFAQTVKNLHPQFNVVLYDQPYAGKSKPHNRHEKMLTKEVEGQILLELIDHFAAEHVLSFSWGGAATLTALSQRPRRIEKAVISSFSPILNAPMRDYLERGVDYLGNLDGDRVGHLVNSTIGKHLPPLFKRFNHRHVSSLAEHEYGQMHFHISEVLQSDLGCYATAAKKINVPVLFLNGEWDEYTSAADARLFATHVQHSTFSTLQATGHFLDMEHKAAFRDSRNALLGFLKPGHHESRPRYSQVQGYHALAI
- a CDS encoding pseudouridine synthase, with the protein product MRVDRFLSNLPRFNRQQVRLLLVARRVRIDGLVVSDPHAQVREFSRVEVDDELLQAGRPARYFMLHKPTGCVSATRDPQHPTVLDWLDEPDKDDLHIAGRLDFNTTGLMLITNDGSWSRRLTQPQTKLPKVYYVETEQIITAEYAVTFARGLYFAFEDLTTLPAELTLLGPNSARLSIVEGRYHQVKRMFGHFDNKVLRLHREGMGPLSLDADLEPGQYRALTPEEVSLI
- a CDS encoding cysteine-rich CWC family protein → MNKPDLCPACGSANDCTLANPNTADRACWCYGVSIDPVVLEALPAELRNQSCLCPRCARVESQLRARQQPIA